From Ignavibacterium sp.:
GCAGTGTAACCTGCTGCATGATTACATTTAATGGAATATGATATTTTTCCAGAACTTTTCTGAAAATCTGAAGAGCAGTTTCAAACTCTTCGGGAATTACTTCATCAGCACCGAGTTTTATCAACTCATCAACTTCGTTAATATATCTGGTTCGTACCAACGCATAAATGGAAGGATTAAGACTTTTAGCAACTTTCAAACTCATTCTTGTTATCAACGGATCGGAGATAGCAAAGACAATTACATTAGCTCTTTCTGCTCCGGCTATTTTGAGAATGTCTTCACGACTTATATCTCCAAACATTATGAATTCACCATTTTGCTTTTCCTGTCGGACAGTATCGGGATTCAATTCAATTACAATATATTTTATTCCTGTTTCCCTTAACACTCTTGCAAGATTTCTTCCATTTAATCCATAACCGGCAATAATAACATGAGCAGAAAGTTTTTCGGCATATTTAACTTCTTCATCATCGATTCGTGATTTAAGCTTTGCTGTTTGTCTGGTAATCCATGGTTCAAGTTGAAAAATTATAGGTGTAAGAATCATTGTAAATATTGAAGAAGCAAGAAATGAATTATAAATATCGTTGCCAATTAAATTAAACTTTGTTCCTGCCTGAGCAAGAACAAATGAGAACTCACCAATTTGTCCAAGTCCAATTCCACAAAGTATTGCAATCCTCAGAGGGTATTTCAAGGCAAGGACAATAAGAATTATAATGAGCGTTTTAAATAAAAATGCAGAAACAGTTATTCCTGAAATAAGTGCTGGATTGTCGATAACAAAATGAATATTCAAAAGCAATCCAACTGAGACGAAAAATATACTATTAAAAGCATCTCGCAAGGGAAGAATCTCTGCAAGTATCTGATGATTATAATCAGATTCAGCTAAAATTAATCCGGCAATGAAAGCTCCGATTGCAAAAGATAATCCGGCGAGATGAGTTATATATGCAGTTCCGAGAATCAGAAGAATAATTCCAACAGTAAAAGCTTCGCGCATTCTCAATCGTGCAATCTGATGAATAATTGGAGGCATAAAATATTTTGCCGCAAAGAGCAAAATAGCAGTTGCACCAAAGGCAACTCCTATTTTTATTAAGGCATTTATTGTATCGATGTTTTTATCTGTACTTAAGATTGGCAGAATTAAGAACAGCGGTACAATCATTAAATCCTGAAACAGTGAAATAGAAACGGAAATTTTTCCGTGAGGACTTTCTAATTCATTTCTTTCCGAAAGTAACTTCATAATTATTACAGTACTCGAAAGAGCAACTAAAAACCCGAGAAAGATTGCCTGGTTTATTTGTATACCTGCAAAAGCAAAAATTAAAAATGCAATTGCTGATGTAATCAGAAATTGAAGTCCACCCGCTGTGATTAAGATTTTTTTAATCTTATTTATTTGTGTGAATGAGACTTCCAGACCGATTGTGAACATTAAGAGTATCACGCCTATTTCTGCCATTACTTCAATTTCATCAACTGCTTTTATCAATTTAAAGCCATAAGGACCAATAATCATTCCGGCTAACAGAAATCCAACCAGAGAGGGAAGATTAATTTTTCGGAAAATAAAAATTATCGGAAGTGAAACTAAAAGAATTATAACAATGTCTTGTATTACAAGAAACTCGTTCATTTATTACTCAGTTTTTCTTTCGAAAGATATTGAAATAAAAGCAAAAAAGTTTGGAAACATTCAGTGTTTCTGATTGTACATAAATCCGACAACACCGTGAGTCATAAGAAAAAAAGGAAGAAGCAGAAAAAGAATTTTATCGCGAGGCGGAAGTTTTGGAATTAAGTGAGGTACAAAATTTAATATTATAAATATTGCTATGATAAGCATCGCAACAATTACGATACTGCTCGAAAGTATTTTGTATGAAAGTGTGAAATAATTTTTTTCATCTTTAATCTGCTCTTTTTCAAGTATGATTGGACGTAAAGCAATTAAAGCAATTGTTGCCAATCCGTTTTGTCCCCAGATTGCAACAGATAGAATACATCCGAAGCCAACAACAATTTCATACAGAAAAGCAAGATTAAGGTTTTTGTATTTCATATAGGTGGAGCCAAGCTTTAATAATTATTTTTCCGAAATATCAACGCCGGGTTTAACAATTATTCCCCGGTTTTCGTGACCATTAATTCTTACTGCAATTTGTTTATCAAATCGAAGATGTTTTGTAAAAGTCAGTTCTGATATAGCTGGTTGAGATTTAAGCCATTCCCAATCTATAAAATCGGAATTATCCAGTGAGTTAACAGTAAAGTATCCAACTCTGAATGAAGTAAGATTCTGAAAGAAGTGTGAACCTTGTGATGGCGCAACCTGAAAATCCTTAAATCCTGATTCAACGATAACTGAAGCTCCGCAAATCTGATCCCAGGTAACAGGGATTCCAAGCCACGGATCAAGTGAACCCCATCTTCCAACACCGATTAGAATATAAGGTCGTTTTTCATTGAATAACACATGATTAAATTTACTTACCTCAGCAGCAACTTCTTTACTCCTCGAACGATCAAATTTTTCCTTATCAACAAAAACGATATCATAAATTCCATCAATTGCTCCATTACCCAAAACATGATTGCTTTTACAAAGAAGGTCTTCCTGTTTGACATCAACAATTCTGAGCTCATCAATTTCACGACTTAAAACCATCGGACGCATTTGCAGCATTGCAAATTCTTTTGGTTCGCCAGGAGGTAGATTGAGGTTAACAGCAAATTCAATCTCTACGGGAGTTCCCATTCCCCATGCACCAAGATCAAGAAGTAAATCTAATATTTCAGGTAAAGGGAAAATCTGATGTTTTAATATTGGCGCAAAAGTTACAACACGAATACCATCTCTTGATATCCCATCATAGATAGTATTGTTTTCAGGAGAATAAGTAGAAGCTACATTTCCAAGTGTTCCATCTTTCTCGGCAATTTCAAGATTATAGCTTTTTACTAAAGTATCTTCGATGCTTTCAATTTTCTTTGAAAGCGTACCTTTGAGATCGAGCGCATAAAAATATGATTGCGAATTTCTCAAAGTCTCTTTGGTTGAATAAAATTGTAGTAAGTGTTTGGGATATTTCGGACAGAATCTTACAGAATTTCCACCTTCAACAACTAATTTTCCTAAACCCAAAGCAACATGTGCAATTCCATCCTCGGATTTCTGAGGATGAGATGGATAAAAATTATAAGACTTTGCAACACCGGCAAAATCAGGATAAAATCTGTTTTCATGACTTGAGCCGACAAGCTTCTGAACGATCACTGCCATTTTCTCTTCTTCAAGACGATATGAAGTTGCTTTCAGATAATCCTTTGCACGCTGATGAAAAGTTGATGCATAAACTGATTTTATTGATTGAAGTAATTCTTCAAGTCTCACTTTAATATCAGGATTACTATTCGGAATCATATAAGTTTCATAAACACCGGCAAAAGGTTGAAACTGAGAATCTTCAAGCAAGCTTGATGATCGAACTGCCAGAGGTGTATTAACCAATTCAAGAAAATCGTACAATCTTACCAGAACATCTTCCGGAAATTTTTCGGCATCAATAAATTTCTGAGTAATCAGTAAATCATCAGTTTCCTGATAAGCAAATGATTCGAGGTTGTTCATCTGAAGAAACTGATCGAAAACCTCGGTGCCAATTACTACGGCTGATGGAACTGAAATTTCAACACCATCAAACTTTTTAGAGATTTCGTAATTGGTTATAAGTGTATTAATAAATCCAAGCCCTCTTGCTTTTCCACCAAGCGAGCCACCACCAATTCTTGCAAAAGTATTTTTGGGATCAAAACTATCTTTTGAAAAATCTATTGTTACACCGCGTCTCTGGAGTTTTTTATATTCTCTTATTGAATTTATCAGATGAAGTCTTAAGTCATTAACAGATGGAAAGTCGCTTACTTTTCTTGGTCTTAATTTATGAGCAAGCCAAAACTCAGTTCTCGCTTTTAACCATTTGGAAAAATGATTTCGTTGAGCATGATATGCTAATGATTCTTCCGGAATTTTTTCGAGTGCTTCTTCCAACTCATCCAGATTTGATGCTCTGCCAACTCTTTTTCCTTCGGGAGTTTGAAAAATAAAATCACCAAAACCAAAATTATCGAGCATAAAGTCACGCAAGTCATGTAGCAATCTTGGAGAATTTTTATGAAGGAATGCAGCACCGATGCTTGTTGCGCGGTCTTTAAATTTCAAATCACTTGACTGAAGTAAAATCGGTATATCATCTTGTTGTGCTTTTACATTCTGAGCGAACTTAATTCCTGCTTCAGGGTCTTTTACTCCCTGATGTCTGAAATTAATATCGAGAATAATCCCAAGAATATATTCATGATATTTTTCATAATAATTCCATGCTTCTTCATAATTGGTGCAAAGAAGAATTTTCGGTCTTGCACGCATTCGTAAAAATTTGTGAGTAATGTTTACACCTTCTTCCAGCAACCTTTGTGACTGTTTGAAAATTTCAGTGTAAATAATTGGAAGGTATGAAGAATAAAATTTTACATTATCCTCAACAAGAATGATTACCTGCACACCAATATTTTTAGTATCATTATCAATGTTTATTCTGTCTTCAACAAGTTTTATCATTCCGATTAGCAATCTGTAATCGCCGCTCCAGATAAAAATTCTCTCGAAGATCGAAGTATCATAATTCATTACAAGATCTTTTCTCTCACGGTTATCGTATGCGAGAAGAATAATAGGAACATTGTTGCCGGATTGTCTAACCATCTGTGCAAACTTTATAACATGCATATCTTCAATATGAAGCGTTGTAATAATCAAATCGAAGGAATATTCATTAGAAGCTAACAGCTCAAGAGCTTCTTCGCCTGTTGTTACATGAGTTATTTCCGGTGCCTGACTTAAATTCAGATTCTGATATTCTTCTCTTATCAGTTCGTAAAGTCTTCCATCTTCTTCGAACAGGTAATTATCATAAATGCTTGAAACAAGAAGTATCTCACGAATTTTATAACGCATCAATCTTTGAAATTTTTTGATGCGTGCACTGAAAACATTTTCCAGACTAAGTTCTTTGATTTTTGCTGATCTTGGTTTCATATAAATAAAGATGAGTTTTTGTTGTTCAAAATATAAGAAATCAGAAATTAGAATTCAGGACTAATAATAGAATGTTTACTTCACAAGAAGATTTTTCAAATTAAATTTAAAATAAAAAAGGCGAAGGTCAGTAGTGGGCTACATCCTCCGCCAATTATGAGTAGAAAGCAATACTATTGTGAGAGTGGGAATAAACTATTTTAGAACAGCATCTTTAGCTTGTTTTGCAATTCTGAATTTCAAAACTCTCTTTGCAGGAATCTTCATTGTTTCACCGGTAGCAGGATTTCTTCCCATTCTTGCTTTTCTGTTAACAACAACGAGCTTTCCAAGACCTGGAATAACAAATGATTTCTTTGCTTCTTTGTAAGCAAGAGAAACGAACTCATCAAGAAATTGACCAGCTAATTTTTTTGTAACGCCGGTTTTCTTTGCGAGATGATCAAGAATCTGATTTTTGGTCATTGGTTTTGCGGCCATATATATGCCCTCTCCTTTATGTTAATGTAATTGTTTGTTATTTACACAAGCGAAAATAAAGAGTTTTTATCTCAAATGAAATATTCTCGCAACAATATTTTTTCTTGCTGCATTTGTTCCGATAGCCATTTAATATATTGTAAGAGCATAAGCTATTGAATTTTACTTTGATGTCTTTGTAAATGGAACATATATTTGATATGCAAATCTCAGGAAAAAAAAATGAAGCTGTTAACCATAATTACGCTTATCTCAATAAATTCTTTCGCTCAGGTAATTGATTCGCTTCATCTTAATCAAACAGTTGATGACACAACACTTATTCCCGATTCTACATTTATTGTTCAAACAGATTCAGTTAACATTTTAACAATTGAAGAACTTGAACAGAACAATCTTTTTATTTCTCGTGAAAGAATAATTAAAAGCAACTACAGATTTGCCGGCGACTTGCTGAACGAATTTCCTTTATCATTTCAAAGAGATTATGGCTTCGTTGGTTATCCGAATGAAGTATTATTATATGGTATCGGAAATCCATTTGTTAACTGGATGTCTGATGGAATTTCGCTTAACGACAGATTCCGCAATTCATTCAATCTTAATCTGATTCAAACAGAAGATATTGATTCGATTGAAGTTTTGCCATTGCCACGAGGATTTTTGTATGGCAGTTATATGTATCCTGTTACTGTCAATTTTATTACAAGAGATTTTATTCCTAAACAACCTTATTCAAGAATAAGATACATACAGGGACCAGACAGAGAAGCAAGTGTTGATGCAAATTTTCATGCTTTGGTTTCAAAAAATTTTTTATTTTCTTTTGACATAACAAACAGAATTAAAGACAGCACTTTTCGCAATACTGAATTCAGCATATGGCAAATTAAAACAAGATTGAAATACTTTCTTTCTAATGATATTAATCTCATTGCTTCGTATAATTATAACGATTATAAAATTGGTTTTAACGGTGGAGTTGATATAGATAGCATCTCAGCTTTAACATCTGATGTCAACTCAATTCTGTATGATAATTTTTTAGCTCCAGTGAATAATCCAAACGATGAATTAAAGACACTTCAACATTTTCCGAAATTGAGTTTACTAACGAATTTATTCAATTGGTTGAAATCAGATTTACATCTTTATTACAGATTTAGTAAAGTCTCCCAAAGAGATGTTTTGTTTGATTATACTGAAGAAAAAATTTTAGGATTATCTTTTAGGAATAAGTTATCGGTCAAGAATTTTGATTTTAATCTTTTTGTTGATTACGAGAATCAAAAACAATCAGCAAGAATAAGAGATGACAGAATTTTCCCTGCTATTGATACATATTTTTTAAAAGATGAGTTTAAAGTATTCTCTCTTGGCGGAATTCTTTCGGCAAAGTTACTGCAGGACAAACTAAATGTTAGCTTGTTCTATAAATACTCAAGTGTTGATAAGAATTTTGAAAGAGGAATAATTATTGACGATTCCGAGATTATCATATCTCCATTTGGTTATTCAGTAAATCCGAGTAACTCAGGCACTGGAGCAGATGTGCACTATAAGTTAAATGATAATTTTAAATTTTATTTAGGCGGTTCATTCCTTGATGTTTATTCAACTTCATCATCAGCTAAGGAATCTTTTCTTTTTCAATCCGGAATTAATTTCTCGAATGATTTTCTGAATGCAGATTTATACTATATCATAAACGAATATCTTGTTAACTCTGCAAATTACTACCACTACTACAAACAAGCGGAGAAAACAAGTGCTTTAGGATTTTCATTAAAAGCAAAGTACAGTTTTATTCTTCTTGAATCTCAGAACGCTTTGTACAATTCTCCTTCCGGAAGCGAATTATATTTCATTCCTGATTTTACCAGCAGAACAGGATTGTTCTATAATGATTTCTTATTTGATAATAATCTTGATCTTAAAACAGGATTCATTTTTACTTATATCGGAGAGCAAAATTTCAGTTCAGTTGAAACAAGAATTCTTAAAGTTCCATCTGTTACGAGATTGGATTTTACTTTAGCGGGAGAAGTAAGGAGAGCGGCAATAGTATATTTTATAATCGAAAATATTTTCGACAAGAAATACTACATTACATCTTACTATCCAATGCCTGAAAGAAATTTCAGATTTGGAATTGCCTGGGAATTCCTTAATTAGCTTTCAGAGACTAAGCATTTCTTTGAACTTAACAGCTTGCCGGCGAGATACCTCAACTTTTTGTCCGCCTTTAAGTTTCACTAACAATCCTCCATTAAGCCATGGTTCAATACTTTCAATCCATTTAAGGTTAATAATGTGTTTTCTGTTTGCTCTGAAAAATGACCTTGGATCTAATCGCTCATCGAGATAGTTGAGTGTTCTGAGAATAAGTGGTTTGTTATCTTCAAAATATAATCTTACATAATTTCCTTCGGATTCAAACAGTCTTATTCTTTCAAGTTTCACAAACCAACAACGATCTCCGTCCTTCACAAACACCTGATCTTCTGCTGACAAAATTTCAGGCAAAGCAGATTTAACCTGCACATCTTTTTTCTCGTGCTCAACAATTTTTCTTATTGCTTCTTCAAGTCGTTTGGGTTCAATTGGTTTGAGCAGATAATCGAGCGCGTTATATTCAAAAGCTTTTAGTGCATACTCATCATAAGCAGTTGTGAAAATAACTTTCGGTACTTTATCCAGCATTTCAAGTAAATCAAAACCACTTTTGCCCGGCATTTGAATATCAAGAAATAATAACTCGGGATTCAGTTGTGCAATTTTCTCGGCAGCGTCATCTGCATTAACAGCTTCGCCAACAATCTGAATATCCTTGAAAGGTTCAAGCAGTCTTCTTAATTCAGTTCGTGCGAGTCTTTCATCGTCAATAATTAAAGCTTTCATGTTT
This genomic window contains:
- a CDS encoding cation:proton antiporter, with the translated sequence MNEFLVIQDIVIILLVSLPIIFIFRKINLPSLVGFLLAGMIIGPYGFKLIKAVDEIEVMAEIGVILLMFTIGLEVSFTQINKIKKILITAGGLQFLITSAIAFLIFAFAGIQINQAIFLGFLVALSSTVIIMKLLSERNELESPHGKISVSISLFQDLMIVPLFLILPILSTDKNIDTINALIKIGVAFGATAILLFAAKYFMPPIIHQIARLRMREAFTVGIILLILGTAYITHLAGLSFAIGAFIAGLILAESDYNHQILAEILPLRDAFNSIFFVSVGLLLNIHFVIDNPALISGITVSAFLFKTLIIILIVLALKYPLRIAILCGIGLGQIGEFSFVLAQAGTKFNLIGNDIYNSFLASSIFTMILTPIIFQLEPWITRQTAKLKSRIDDEEVKYAEKLSAHVIIAGYGLNGRNLARVLRETGIKYIVIELNPDTVRQEKQNGEFIMFGDISREDILKIAGAERANVIVFAISDPLITRMSLKVAKSLNPSIYALVRTRYINEVDELIKLGADEVIPEEFETALQIFRKVLEKYHIPLNVIMQQVTLLRQESYSLLRKEGMDISAFTHLDEILAQGLTETFFVNEENPFINKSLSEINLRAQTDATIIAIVRDGNMISNPSGKDILMAGDTIILYGTHKSVDRAIELLNGGKFE
- a CDS encoding TonB-dependent receptor plug domain-containing protein, which codes for MKLLTIITLISINSFAQVIDSLHLNQTVDDTTLIPDSTFIVQTDSVNILTIEELEQNNLFISRERIIKSNYRFAGDLLNEFPLSFQRDYGFVGYPNEVLLYGIGNPFVNWMSDGISLNDRFRNSFNLNLIQTEDIDSIEVLPLPRGFLYGSYMYPVTVNFITRDFIPKQPYSRIRYIQGPDREASVDANFHALVSKNFLFSFDITNRIKDSTFRNTEFSIWQIKTRLKYFLSNDINLIASYNYNDYKIGFNGGVDIDSISALTSDVNSILYDNFLAPVNNPNDELKTLQHFPKLSLLTNLFNWLKSDLHLYYRFSKVSQRDVLFDYTEEKILGLSFRNKLSVKNFDFNLFVDYENQKQSARIRDDRIFPAIDTYFLKDEFKVFSLGGILSAKLLQDKLNVSLFYKYSSVDKNFERGIIIDDSEIIISPFGYSVNPSNSGTGADVHYKLNDNFKFYLGGSFLDVYSTSSSAKESFLFQSGINFSNDFLNADLYYIINEYLVNSANYYHYYKQAEKTSALGFSLKAKYSFILLESQNALYNSPSGSELYFIPDFTSRTGLFYNDFLFDNNLDLKTGFIFTYIGEQNFSSVETRILKVPSVTRLDFTLAGEVRRAAIVYFIIENIFDKKYYITSYYPMPERNFRFGIAWEFLN
- a CDS encoding PEP/pyruvate-binding domain-containing protein; translation: MKPRSAKIKELSLENVFSARIKKFQRLMRYKIREILLVSSIYDNYLFEEDGRLYELIREEYQNLNLSQAPEITHVTTGEEALELLASNEYSFDLIITTLHIEDMHVIKFAQMVRQSGNNVPIILLAYDNRERKDLVMNYDTSIFERIFIWSGDYRLLIGMIKLVEDRINIDNDTKNIGVQVIILVEDNVKFYSSYLPIIYTEIFKQSQRLLEEGVNITHKFLRMRARPKILLCTNYEEAWNYYEKYHEYILGIILDINFRHQGVKDPEAGIKFAQNVKAQQDDIPILLQSSDLKFKDRATSIGAAFLHKNSPRLLHDLRDFMLDNFGFGDFIFQTPEGKRVGRASNLDELEEALEKIPEESLAYHAQRNHFSKWLKARTEFWLAHKLRPRKVSDFPSVNDLRLHLINSIREYKKLQRRGVTIDFSKDSFDPKNTFARIGGGSLGGKARGLGFINTLITNYEISKKFDGVEISVPSAVVIGTEVFDQFLQMNNLESFAYQETDDLLITQKFIDAEKFPEDVLVRLYDFLELVNTPLAVRSSSLLEDSQFQPFAGVYETYMIPNSNPDIKVRLEELLQSIKSVYASTFHQRAKDYLKATSYRLEEEKMAVIVQKLVGSSHENRFYPDFAGVAKSYNFYPSHPQKSEDGIAHVALGLGKLVVEGGNSVRFCPKYPKHLLQFYSTKETLRNSQSYFYALDLKGTLSKKIESIEDTLVKSYNLEIAEKDGTLGNVASTYSPENNTIYDGISRDGIRVVTFAPILKHQIFPLPEILDLLLDLGAWGMGTPVEIEFAVNLNLPPGEPKEFAMLQMRPMVLSREIDELRIVDVKQEDLLCKSNHVLGNGAIDGIYDIVFVDKEKFDRSRSKEVAAEVSKFNHVLFNEKRPYILIGVGRWGSLDPWLGIPVTWDQICGASVIVESGFKDFQVAPSQGSHFFQNLTSFRVGYFTVNSLDNSDFIDWEWLKSQPAISELTFTKHLRFDKQIAVRINGHENRGIIVKPGVDISEK
- a CDS encoding HU family DNA-binding protein, which produces MAAKPMTKNQILDHLAKKTGVTKKLAGQFLDEFVSLAYKEAKKSFVIPGLGKLVVVNRKARMGRNPATGETMKIPAKRVLKFRIAKQAKDAVLK
- a CDS encoding LytTR family transcriptional regulator DNA-binding domain-containing protein, whose protein sequence is MKALIIDDERLARTELRRLLEPFKDIQIVGEAVNADDAAEKIAQLNPELLFLDIQMPGKSGFDLLEMLDKVPKVIFTTAYDEYALKAFEYNALDYLLKPIEPKRLEEAIRKIVEHEKKDVQVKSALPEILSAEDQVFVKDGDRCWFVKLERIRLFESEGNYVRLYFEDNKPLILRTLNYLDERLDPRSFFRANRKHIINLKWIESIEPWLNGGLLVKLKGGQKVEVSRRQAVKFKEMLSL